CTCGGGGCGTTTTTGTTCGTGCTGAAAGCCCTGCACAGGCTCTTCGGCAGGGAGATAAAATTCGAGATAAAATCGGTCGATTGATTTGCAAAAAAATCGGACGGCACCTTTCGATGCCGTCCTTTTTTTGTAATAGCAAGTACCGCGCGGCGCGTTGCGCCCGCGCGTGGAGCGCCGACTACGACCAGCGGCGGTCGTTCGACCATTCCTTGTCCCATTGCGAAGTATCGCCCCAAGCTTCGGGGAAATCTTCGTGCAGCTTTTCCTGAATGAGTTCCTCGTTCAAAGATTCGATGCCCAAGCCGGGGGCTGTCGGAACGTCGATGTAGCCGTCCTTGATGAGCGGCTTCGGGAGTCCGTTTACGAGGCTGTCCCACCACGGAACGTCCACGGAGTGGACTTCGAGAGCCGTGAAGTTGCGCGTAGCCGCCGCGACGTGAACCGCGCCCATGCACGCAATCGGGCTTTCCGCCATGTGGATTGCCATCGCGGTGTGGTAGTATTCGGCGAGGTCGCCGATTTTCTTCGTTTCGAGAATGCCGCCCGCCGTGAGAATGTCGGGGTGGACAACCGCCAACGCGCCCGATTTCAGCAGGGGCATGAAGTTTTCTTTAAGGTAGATGTCTTCGCCCGTGCCGAGGGGAGTTGTGGTGGCGTTCGCCATTCTGACGTACTGGTCGGTGTACTGCCACGGAACGGGGTCTTCCATCCACGCGAGGTTGAACTTTTCGAGCCTCTTGCCGAGCTTTATGCAGTCCTCGACGGGAATGTGCCCGAGGTGGTCGATTGCGAGCGGAATTTCGTAGCCGACTTCCGCGCGGCACTCCGCCATGTACTGTTCGAGGTAGTCCAGACCCGTTTCCGTGATGTGGATACCCGTGAACGGGTGCGCCGTGTTGAAGAGGTCGTACGCCTCTCCGCGCATTGCGCGGGGGTCGATGGAGCCGTGGGGGGTTGTGAATACTGTCTTTTTGTATTCGCGCATTTTTTCGAGGAATCCGAGCGGAGCGGAAAGCGCGCCGGGGACGTCCATGAGCAGCTCGATACCCAAGTCCATTTTCAGGAATGTGTATCCCTGCGCCTTGCGTTCGCGGAGAGCCTTGCCCATGTCGCGGCCGCCGCCCTCGCTGTCGGTGTCGCAGTAAATGCGGATTTTGTCGCGGTATTTGCCGCCGAGGAGCTGCCACACGGGAACGCCCCAAGCCTTGCCCGCCAAGTCCCAAAGGGCTACTTCAATGCCGCATACGCCGCCCGCCTGACGCGAGTCGCCGCCGAACTGCTTGATGCGGTTGAAGATTTTTTCTACGTTGCAGGGGTTTTCGCCGAGGATTCTGCTTTTGAGCATCGCAGCATACGTTCTGCTTGACGCGTCGCGGACTTCGCCGTAGCCGACGATTCCCTGATTGGTGTAGAGTTTAATCAGCGTGCAGCGTTTCGGAGCGCCGTCGATGTCGGCGAAACGCATGTCGGTGATTTTAAGTGTCGAAGGGTCGATTTTCATATTCGTTCCTTATTTGTGTCAAAATTTACGGTTTAGAAATAGCCGCCTTTCTTGGTAATCGAGTCGATTGATTCGCCCGCGTTTACCCATGAGAAAATCTTTTTCTCGTTCTCGCGGATTTCCTCGGCGCGTACGAGAACGTCCCAAGCGATTTCGCGGGGAACGCAAAGCACGCCGTCGATGTCGCCCATGATGATGTCTCCGGGCTTGATTGTGACCTTGCCGATTTTAATCGGAATCTGGTAGTGCGTGATGAGGCAGCGGCCAAGACTTCCGTTGGAGACGCGGTAGCGGTAGAATACGGGGAAGTCCTTTTCGAGGATTTGGTGCGTGTCGCGGATACCGCCGTCGATGCAGGCGGCGCGGACTTTCTTGCCGGCGGCGGTCGCGGTCATGACGCCGCCCCAGAGAGTCGCCTCTTCGTCGAGGCTCGTGTCCCAGACGACGAACGCGTCTTCGTGCATGGCGTCGAGCATTTCGGTGCGGAATGTCATTTCGCCGGTGATTTTAACGTTCGGCGCGCTCTTGACGGTGAACGCCAAGCCCGCGACGGTGCGTTCGGGGCGCAGGGGAATGATGTTGTGCGGCAGAGCCTGATCGAGCAGGCAGAACTCGCGCATGACGTCGTTGATTGCGCCCGTGTAGAGGGCTTCGTAGCGGGCGAGAACCTCCTTGACGGGAACGGGGAACTCTTTCTTGCAGATTCCCTCGCGCGTGCGAATGAGGTTTTCGAGCTTCATCATTTTCGCTTCCTTTTGAAGCATGTTTTCTTCTTGATTGTCGGACATAATTTTTGTCTTTTGGTTATTGGTTTTTAATTGAAATTATTTGAGAATGGGAATCAACCGGGGAGGCGCAGGCCGCCGTCGATTACGATGTTCGTTCCCGTGATGTACCTGCCCGCATTCGAGCACAGCAGCACCGCAGCTCCCGCGGCGTCGGCGGGTTCGGCGTAGGTGTGCGACGGAATGCAGTCGGTAACGCGCTTTGCGTAGACGGGGTTCGAAAGGGCTTCGTCGTTTCGGTCGGTCGCAAAAACTCCGGGGGCGATGTTGTTTACGGTAATACCCTCGCAGGCAACCTGTCTTGCGATGTTGCGCACGAGGTTTTCCTGCGCCGACTTGCTCGCCGCGTAGACCGCCATTTCGGGGTGCGGGCGGAACTCCTGAACGCTCCCGATTGTTACGATTCGTCCCCATTTTTGCGCCTTCATCACGGGGAAGAAAAGCTGGGCGAGCATGAGCGTTGAATGGAAGTTCACCTGCATTTGGAGCAGCGACTCTTCGAGCGGAATTTTATTCCACGGAGTTCTGAACTGCACGGAGGCGTTGGCGATGAAAATGTCGGGAAGTTCGGATTTCGCCGAAATTTGGTCGGCAATTTTGCGCGGCGCGTCGGGGTCGCCCAAGTCGCCGACGACCGAGAAACTTGCGGGGCTGAGTTTGCGGACCGATTCGAGCGCGGATTCGAGTTTCGCGCTTTCCTTCACGCCGTGAACAATCACCTGCGCCCCATATTCCGCCAAGCCCAATGCGATTGCCCTGCCGATTCCGCGCGCGGAACCCGTGATGAACGCCCTGTGCCCCGAAAGGTCGAAGCGTTCGCGAAGTTTGATGTCGTCTGAATATTCCATATTGTCTTATTTGTTAAATTTCCTCGTAGTCGCGTTTGAAGAAGAGATTGCGGCCGAGCAGGATTATCACGCCGCCCGCCAGATAGAACGCCGCAAGCGACGCTATGCCGTAGTTCATTCCGAAATTGTCGCGAATCCAGCCAAGAACCATCGGCGCGGAAGAGCCGATAATGAACGCAAAACAGAGCATAAGCCCCGAAGCCGACGCGCGGTAGCGCGGCGCAACGACGTCGAAAAGGGACGCGAACAAGTTGGAGTCGTACACGCCCCTGAACAGCCCGAACACCAGCATGCCGAGGCAGCAGAGGGTCTCCGAGGACGTGTTCGCCATGAAATAGATGAACGGCGCGCCGCAGAGAAGCCCGATAATATTCGCCTCGAAGCGCACGGTTTTGCGTTTCGCCGCAAGCTTGTCGGTAATGCGCCCGCCGAGCATCACGCCGAAGAACGCGCCCGCATAGTGCCAAACCACGGCGTTTGTGGCGGCAACCGCCGCGTCCATGTGGAAGTGCTCTTGGAGGAATGTGGGCATCCAAGTTTTGAAGCCGCAGTCGACGTAAATCATCATGCCGAAGCCGAGCGCAAGCGACATCGCCGCGGGCTTGCGGAACATTACCATGAACGCGTCCTTAAACGACGCCTTTTTGATTTCGCCCTCGGTGTGCGTGTGGGTAATCGGCTTGGTGTCGCGCATGAGGAATATGAGCATAAACGCCCAGACAATGCCGATTCCCCCGAAAAGTATAAACGGAATGCGCCAGCCGTCGAGCGAGCCGACCGACGGAATGTCGGCGAACATTCCCGACACGCAGCTGCAAATTACAATGCCCGCGTAGAGCGCGGTCTGGTGGATTGCCAACGCCGTCGCGCGGGTCTTTTCGTGGAGCTGCCCCAGAAGCGAGCACGCCGCGGGATAGTAGAACGCCTGCCCCGCCCCGTTGAGAAGCCCGTAGAAAACAATCATCATGCCTATGCACGAAACCCAGCCCGAAAGGAAAATGCCCGTGCAGAAAACCCCCAAGCCGACGATTACCATGTATTTTCTTTTGAGGAAGTCGCTCGCAAAGCCCGAAAGCGGAGCGCAAATGCCGTATGTCAGCGTGAAAATAGTGCCGACAATCCCCATCTTGACCGAGTCGACCCCGAATGTTCCCTGAATTTGAGGCAGAATTGCGTTGTAGATTTGCCTCGTTCCCTGGTGCAGAAAAAACGCCACCCACAGGAAAAGCAGAAGAAACCATTTGTAGTAGTCTTTCGAGCTGTCGTTTGTCATATAGTGTTTGTCCCCCGTTGTTATGTTTTTTAATTAAAAGGAAAAATGCGGCGCGTTCAATAGCGTTGATTGCCAAATTTGGAAAACTGTTTACCTCGCGTAAAATCGGGCTTTCGCGGGCGGTTTCGGGCGTCAGTCTCCGACGGGGTTGTTCCATTTGGGAAGCACGATTGTCGCCGTCCGCACGTCGGCGTCTTTCAGATAGACCGGCGCGTTGAGGGCGGTGAAAAGCTTGCGAACCGCTATGCGCCCGACCATTTCGTAGTTCTGGTCTATCCCCACCCAGTCGTTCTTGCCGCATTTGCGTTCGAGGTGTATCACGGGCAAATCCTGCGGAACGGCGGTGGCGCGTTCGGAAAACCATTCGCTTGTGGAGTTCGAAATCGAGAAAATCACGTCGGGCTTGCGCTCGGAAAGCCAGTCGTAGAGAATTTGCGGGTTCTTTTCGGCTGCGGCGATGTCCAAAAACGGCGGAATCCTGTCCTCTTCGGGAAGCTCCAGCTGGGCGCGGAGAAAGCCGCCGACAAAACGGCCCTCGACAAGCTCGTCGATGTGCTCGGCAAGAATCAGCGCGGGACGTCGGTAGCCAAGCTCTATAATTCTCTGCGTGGCGTAGTGGGCGATGAGGAATTTGTCGGCGGAAATGAAGTCGAGAATGGGATTGAAGGTTTTAAGCCCCGCGGAGACGAATTTGAAATTCTGCCAAATGGGCGCAAATTTGTCGGGCAAGATGTTGTCGTCGACGTGCCCTATGATGATTCCGCCGCGGATTCCGCGCGACTCCAAAATGCGCTGGAGCTTCGTGGGGTTGAGGCGTTTGTCGTGCAGCCAGATTTCGTAGACGGCGTAGCCGAGCTCTTTTGCCTCGTCGCGTATGCCCGCAATGTATTTCGAAAAAATCGGATACTTGTGCGGCGCGTCCTGCGATTTGTTCGCGTTGATGAGGACAATCGTTTCCAGAAAGCGGTTTTCCTTCGAGCCTTTCAGCCCCGCCATGACGCTCGAAACGAGGGCGTTCCTGCGGTAGCCGAGCGTTTGCGCCGCCTTGCGGACTTTGGCTTTCGTCTTTTCGGAAATTTTTTTCGAATCGTTCAGCGCGAGCGAAACCGACCCTTTCGAAATGCCGAGTTCCTCCGCGATGTCCTGCATGCTGACGGTTTTTTTCATGATTAGCTCCGAACTTGGCGCAACTTTACGGCTCTTGTTTTGCCGTTTGCCGCGCTTTCTGGGGTCAATTAAATTGCGGAACGCAAAAGAATCAAATTAAAAATCCCTAAAAATAGGTAAACAGTTTACCTCTTCTGTTTTTCGGGCATTGCGGGGGTATGAACCCCACCCCGCTGACGGAAAAAACGAGGAACGCTCCTACGCGCCCCGCGATAAAAAAACCGTTAGTTTTCAGAATCTTCCCCGCCGGCGCGGAGGCAAGCGCAACAATGCGGTTGCGGATTCGGCAAACGCCTATTTTCCGCCCTGCCGCTCGACTTCCTCGGCAATTTTCAGCTGTTCGGGCGTGCGCGGAGAAGTCGTTACAATGTAGACGCCCGCGAAGACGAGGAACGACGCAAACAGCTTGCTCCACGAAAACGCGTCCTGCCCCACGAAAACCGCTATCGCCGACGACACCACTGGCTGCACGTAAATGTACATCGCAACCGTCGCGGGGCGAATGCGCTTGATGCCCATGTTTTGGAAAAGATAGGCAAGGAAGGTCGCCCCGCCTACGACGTACGCCAAGCCCGCGATTTCGCAGACGCCCAGCGTCGCCTTAATCGAATCCTCCGACGCAAACGCCTTCGGCATGAGCGGCACGAACATGAGCGTCGAAAAAAGGAACATCCACTTCATGATTGTAATAGGCGAATATTTGAGCGTCAGCGGCTTTGCCGTTACGAAGTAGATTGCCGCGCACACCGTCGCCAGAAACACGAGCCCGTCGCCGGACGCCGAACCCGAACCCAGTCCGCCGCCGGACGCCGAAAGCAAAAGCCAAACCGCGCCCGCCGCGCCCACTCCCGCGCCGAAGAGCTTGCGCTTTGTGACGGGGTCGCCGACGAGAATCGCGGCAACCGCCATCGCCGAAAACGGGGTCGCAGTGAGGATTACCGAAGCGTCCACGGGGGACGTCATTCCGAGCGCGAAAATGAACACGCCCTGATTGAAGACAATTCCCATGAGCGCGAAGAAGAAAAACCACAGCAAGTCTTTCGGCTCGACTTTTCTGTCTTTTATAAACAGCGACGCCGTCCAAAACAGAACGGTCGCGCCGATGAATCTGCAAGTGGTTACAAACAGCGGCGACATAAAGCCGTGCATGAGGTATTTCGATATCGGAATGAACACCCCGAACATCAGGTTTGTAGTCAGCACGCAGATGTGCCCTTTTGCTCTCTCGGAAATTGCCATGTTTGGAAATAAAAAATCGACGCACCGATTCCGATACGTCGGACACAAGCCAACGCCCTGTTCGGACGTTTCGCAAGACTATTTTTTCGGAAATCCCGCAAGGCGGCTTGCGTTTTTTGCCCGCGCCGCGCGGCGTCAGAGCGAGGCAAGCAGACTCCTGCACGCCGCGGACACGTCGCGCCAAGTTTCCTCGAAATCTCCCGAATACCACGGGTCGGCAACTTCCGCATGCGGTTTGCCGGCGTACTCCATGAGCATTTTGATTTTTCCTTTCGGGTCGCTTCCGACAATGCGCATGATGTTGCGCATGTTCGAATTGTCCATGACGAGAATGAGGTCGAACCTGTCGTAGTCTGCGCGGGACATTTTCCGCGCGGTTTTGCCCTTGCACGAAATTCCGCGCTTTGCGAGAAGCTCGCGCGCGGGCGGATAGACGGGGTTTCCAAGCTCCTCCGAGCTTACCGCCGCCGACTCCACAAGAAATTCGTCAGCCCTGCCCGCCTTTGCGGCCAGGTCTTTCATGGCGAACTCCGCCATCGGGCTTCTGCAAATGTTGCCGTGGCAGACAAAGAGTATCGATTTTTTCTCCATTACGCGACATTGAATGCAATCGCCCCGACAAATCAAGCCTTTCCAGATTCCCCCGTTTTTACTAATTGACACGGGCTTCCGTTTCCGTTTTTAATTCAAGACGTTTGCATGCCGCAATATTTGCGGCGCACAGACACCATACAACACGCAACAAAAGAAAAGGAAATCAATATGATGAAGGGAAAAACAATACTCGCCGTTTCGGCGGCAACGCTTGCGTCGGTGCTGTACGCAGAAAATTTGGACGTTAAAATAGACACTTCCAAAACATACCAGACAATCGACAACTTCGCCGCCGCGGACGCATGGTGCGGAAACCTTGTCGGACGCTATTTCGACGACGCGCAAAAAGGGCAAATCGCAAAATGGCTGTTCTCGCAGAAGCTCGGCGCGGACGGAAATCCCGAAGGCATCGGGCTTTCGCTTTGGAGGGTGAACCTCGGCGGCGGCACGGCGGAACAGGACGGCGCGGACATCTCGCGCTTCCACTACCGCGAAGAGGCGTTCCTCACAAAAGACGGCAGAAACTACGACTGGGGCAAATGCGCAGGCCAGCAGTATTTCATGAAAAAGGCAAAGGAATACGGGTGCGATAAATTCCTGCTGTTTTCAAACACCCCGCCCGTTCACTGGACGCGCAACGGCAAGGGCTACGGACAACCCGGAGACCCCAAGGCAAACATCAAACCCGACTGCTACGGAAAATTCGCAGACTACATGGCGGACGTCGCAAAACATTTCCAGGACGGCGGCTACAACATAGCCTACATCAGCCCCATCAACGAGCCGCAAGTCAACTGGGACAGCAACCGTCAGGAAGGCTCTACGTGGGAATGCTCGCAAATGAAAAAAGTCTTCGTCGAGCTTGACCGCGCAATCACCCAAAAGGGCGTCAAGACGAAAATCCTCATCGGCGAAACCGCCGCCCCCGCCTACAACTACGCCGAAAGCAGGGCGGGCATGCCCGCGCACTTCAAGAAATCCGCGCCCGAAGAACGCCCGAATTTCATAATCAAAAAATTCTTCGACCCCAAGAGCAAGTTCTATGTGGGCGACCTCAAAAACATGCCGAAATTCCTCGCGGGGCACAGCTACCACTCGCACAACAAAAACGCCGACATGCGCAAGACAAACAGGCTGCTCCGTGCGGAGGCCGAAAAATACGGAATCGGCTTCCAGCAGTCGGAATGGTGCATGCTCGGCTACTTCACGCCGAAAACCCACGAGGGCCTCACGCCCGACTGGTACAGCGACAACAAAGTGGACGACCAAGTCGCGCTCGTGATGGGCAGGGTCATCTGCTCCGACTTCATCGACTCCAACGCCCTCGCGTGGGGCTACTGGAAAGGCATGGAGCTTAAAGGCGATAACGCCCTCGTAGGCGTCTATCCCTTCGACGGAATCTTCGAAAAAGGCGGCGTTGCGCGCGCAAACAAGCTCCTCTGGGCTTTGGGCAATTTCAGCTTCTTCGTGCGCCCCGAATTTAAGAGAATCGAAATGTCGGGCGCGGACAACCTCGACAAGACGGTAGGCGTCGCGTTCGTTTCGCCAGACGGAAAGCGGATAGTGGCGGTGTTCGTCAACTCCTCTTTCGAATGCGACGACGCCGCACTCTCGCTGCCCGCAGGCTTCAAAAACGCCCGCGCGGGCGCGTTCCGCACCGACAGAAACTCGGACTTGACAAACCTGAGAATAGACGAGTCCGCACGGAAAATCAAGCTCGCGCCGCGCTCGATTACGACCGTCGTTTTCGACAGGTAAAAATGCGCATTCCAAACGCGCCGAACGGCGGGAGGCGGGACAGCCCCCCGCCCTTTTTGTCTTGACGCCCGCGGGCGTTTCAAAAAAATCCGAATCCGCATCTTGTACCCGCTTATGAATAAAACAGTATTTGCATTCGCAGCCGCAGTCGGAGCGTTCGCGCTCTCGTGCCGCGCAGCCAATTTAACGGAAATCGCCAACGCCGACTTTGAAAGCGGCGACGAAGCCGCCGTGCTTGCCGCGGGCATCGCGCCGTCGCCGAACGTGAAAATAGTCGGCGGTTCGGACGCAATCGACGGCAAGTATTCCGTAATGGTCTCCGCCCCCGAAAAATCCCACCACCTGGCGATTAAATTCCCCGTGAAAAACGGCGCGGTCTACCTCTACGAGCTGAGATACAAGGTCAGGAAAACCGGCAAATACTCGCCGTTTTCGGTGCGGCTTTGCAACCCGAACGGAACGTCAGTAAAATACTCGGGCGAAGCGCGAGGAGTGAAAATCAAAAACGTCAAGCTCACCGCAAAGGAGGGCTTCAAAGTTCCGTCCGACGGCAAAAGCTACTATTTCAGGCTCAACGTGCCCTGCGGTTCGGAGGTCGTTTTCGACAACATCAAAATCTACGAAATAATCCCCGACGAAACGAACTCATACCTCTTCGTCGAAAACCACGACAAATACGACATCTTTTTCGACAAGACTTTCCCGGGAATGTACTACTCGCCTACGGCGTTCTCGTTCCTCGACCCGCACAGCCCGATTCTCGACATGCCGAAGGAAAAATTCTTCCCGTTCATCGACAAGTGGGGACAGTACAAATACGCCGACTGGCCGAACAAAATAAAGTCGGACGAAGACCTTGCGAAAGCCCACGACGAAGAGGTTGCGCGGTACAAAAAGTTCGGGAAAATTCCGAACCGCGACAAGTACGGCGCGCTCGAAAACTCGTGCGGAGACTTCAAGCCCACGGGGCGTTTCTGCATCGATAAAGTCGGCGGCAAGTGGATTCTCCGCGCCCCCAACGGCAACCTATTCTGGGCGTTCGGGCTGAACTCGGTCGGCAACTTCGCATCGACCGTCGTAGACGGCAGGGAGCACTTCTTCGAAGACATCGACCCGAACAACTGCCCAGCAAAAGACATAAAACTCCTCCGCAAAACGACGCGCCCGATTCTCCACTATCCGCCCGAAGAACGCCCGAACGTCTTTATCCATTCGATACGCACTTACGCATGGAAATACGGGCTGAAATCGCGCAACGAAATCTTGGCGAAAATCAAGGAAATTTCCGACTGGCGCATGAAAAACTGGGGCGTATCGACCTACGGCTGCTGGGCGTTCCCGACCATTCTGGACAACCCTACACACCCCTACATTCTCAATACCGACGCCCCCAAGCTTACC
The Opitutia bacterium KCR 482 genome window above contains:
- a CDS encoding glycoside hydrolase; the encoded protein is MMKGKTILAVSAATLASVLYAENLDVKIDTSKTYQTIDNFAAADAWCGNLVGRYFDDAQKGQIAKWLFSQKLGADGNPEGIGLSLWRVNLGGGTAEQDGADISRFHYREEAFLTKDGRNYDWGKCAGQQYFMKKAKEYGCDKFLLFSNTPPVHWTRNGKGYGQPGDPKANIKPDCYGKFADYMADVAKHFQDGGYNIAYISPINEPQVNWDSNRQEGSTWECSQMKKVFVELDRAITQKGVKTKILIGETAAPAYNYAESRAGMPAHFKKSAPEERPNFIIKKFFDPKSKFYVGDLKNMPKFLAGHSYHSHNKNADMRKTNRLLRAEAEKYGIGFQQSEWCMLGYFTPKTHEGLTPDWYSDNKVDDQVALVMGRVICSDFIDSNALAWGYWKGMELKGDNALVGVYPFDGIFEKGGVARANKLLWALGNFSFFVRPEFKRIEMSGADNLDKTVGVAFVSPDGKRIVAVFVNSSFECDDAALSLPAGFKNARAGAFRTDRNSDLTNLRIDESARKIKLAPRSITTVVFDR
- a CDS encoding DMT family transporter; the encoded protein is MAISERAKGHICVLTTNLMFGVFIPISKYLMHGFMSPLFVTTCRFIGATVLFWTASLFIKDRKVEPKDLLWFFFFALMGIVFNQGVFIFALGMTSPVDASVILTATPFSAMAVAAILVGDPVTKRKLFGAGVGAAGAVWLLLSASGGGLGSGSASGDGLVFLATVCAAIYFVTAKPLTLKYSPITIMKWMFLFSTLMFVPLMPKAFASEDSIKATLGVCEIAGLAYVVGGATFLAYLFQNMGIKRIRPATVAMYIYVQPVVSSAIAVFVGQDAFSWSKLFASFLVFAGVYIVTTSPRTPEQLKIAEEVERQGGK
- a CDS encoding mandelate racemase/muconate lactonizing enzyme family protein encodes the protein MKIDPSTLKITDMRFADIDGAPKRCTLIKLYTNQGIVGYGEVRDASSRTYAAMLKSRILGENPCNVEKIFNRIKQFGGDSRQAGGVCGIEVALWDLAGKAWGVPVWQLLGGKYRDKIRIYCDTDSEGGGRDMGKALRERKAQGYTFLKMDLGIELLMDVPGALSAPLGFLEKMREYKKTVFTTPHGSIDPRAMRGEAYDLFNTAHPFTGIHITETGLDYLEQYMAECRAEVGYEIPLAIDHLGHIPVEDCIKLGKRLEKFNLAWMEDPVPWQYTDQYVRMANATTTPLGTGEDIYLKENFMPLLKSGALAVVHPDILTAGGILETKKIGDLAEYYHTAMAIHMAESPIACMGAVHVAAATRNFTALEVHSVDVPWWDSLVNGLPKPLIKDGYIDVPTAPGLGIESLNEELIQEKLHEDFPEAWGDTSQWDKEWSNDRRWS
- a CDS encoding beta-galactosidase, translating into MNKTVFAFAAAVGAFALSCRAANLTEIANADFESGDEAAVLAAGIAPSPNVKIVGGSDAIDGKYSVMVSAPEKSHHLAIKFPVKNGAVYLYELRYKVRKTGKYSPFSVRLCNPNGTSVKYSGEARGVKIKNVKLTAKEGFKVPSDGKSYYFRLNVPCGSEVVFDNIKIYEIIPDETNSYLFVENHDKYDIFFDKTFPGMYYSPTAFSFLDPHSPILDMPKEKFFPFIDKWGQYKYADWPNKIKSDEDLAKAHDEEVARYKKFGKIPNRDKYGALENSCGDFKPTGRFCIDKVGGKWILRAPNGNLFWAFGLNSVGNFASTVVDGREHFFEDIDPNNCPAKDIKLLRKTTRPILHYPPEERPNVFIHSIRTYAWKYGLKSRNEILAKIKEISDWRMKNWGVSTYGCWAFPTILDNPTHPYILNTDAPKLTCASQKICIQPDPEQRKLFRMVPDVCDPRFRKIVAGGVARLAKKLDNEFCVGIFIDNEITWETKEGYTTEAILTSPATQAAKISFREFLKKRYPEIAELNAAWNAKYADWDAFLSERKFIPATEKGKKDIDDFDAVFHEKYYKICREELKKVSPDTLYLGSRFAWRNKHALRAAEKYCDVVSFNLYRDTVENFDEIKDKPIIVGEFSFSRSDYGHFWKGPRQVANGKDQAAMFDHYMRGALKHPNFVGACWFTYGDQPTAARPDGENAAFGVVDICDTPHYDLVRAFRKISKKMFDIRFGDTANAGK
- a CDS encoding SDR family oxidoreductase codes for the protein MEYSDDIKLRERFDLSGHRAFITGSARGIGRAIALGLAEYGAQVIVHGVKESAKLESALESVRKLSPASFSVVGDLGDPDAPRKIADQISAKSELPDIFIANASVQFRTPWNKIPLEESLLQMQVNFHSTLMLAQLFFPVMKAQKWGRIVTIGSVQEFRPHPEMAVYAASKSAQENLVRNIARQVACEGITVNNIAPGVFATDRNDEALSNPVYAKRVTDCIPSHTYAEPADAAGAAVLLCSNAGRYITGTNIVIDGGLRLPG
- a CDS encoding MFS transporter yields the protein MTNDSSKDYYKWFLLLFLWVAFFLHQGTRQIYNAILPQIQGTFGVDSVKMGIVGTIFTLTYGICAPLSGFASDFLKRKYMVIVGLGVFCTGIFLSGWVSCIGMMIVFYGLLNGAGQAFYYPAACSLLGQLHEKTRATALAIHQTALYAGIVICSCVSGMFADIPSVGSLDGWRIPFILFGGIGIVWAFMLIFLMRDTKPITHTHTEGEIKKASFKDAFMVMFRKPAAMSLALGFGMMIYVDCGFKTWMPTFLQEHFHMDAAVAATNAVVWHYAGAFFGVMLGGRITDKLAAKRKTVRFEANIIGLLCGAPFIYFMANTSSETLCCLGMLVFGLFRGVYDSNLFASLFDVVAPRYRASASGLMLCFAFIIGSSAPMVLGWIRDNFGMNYGIASLAAFYLAGGVIILLGRNLFFKRDYEEI
- a CDS encoding LacI family DNA-binding transcriptional regulator gives rise to the protein MKKTVSMQDIAEELGISKGSVSLALNDSKKISEKTKAKVRKAAQTLGYRRNALVSSVMAGLKGSKENRFLETIVLINANKSQDAPHKYPIFSKYIAGIRDEAKELGYAVYEIWLHDKRLNPTKLQRILESRGIRGGIIIGHVDDNILPDKFAPIWQNFKFVSAGLKTFNPILDFISADKFLIAHYATQRIIELGYRRPALILAEHIDELVEGRFVGGFLRAQLELPEEDRIPPFLDIAAAEKNPQILYDWLSERKPDVIFSISNSTSEWFSERATAVPQDLPVIHLERKCGKNDWVGIDQNYEMVGRIAVRKLFTALNAPVYLKDADVRTATIVLPKWNNPVGD
- a CDS encoding RraA family protein; translated protein: MSDNQEENMLQKEAKMMKLENLIRTREGICKKEFPVPVKEVLARYEALYTGAINDVMREFCLLDQALPHNIIPLRPERTVAGLAFTVKSAPNVKITGEMTFRTEMLDAMHEDAFVVWDTSLDEEATLWGGVMTATAAGKKVRAACIDGGIRDTHQILEKDFPVFYRYRVSNGSLGRCLITHYQIPIKIGKVTIKPGDIIMGDIDGVLCVPREIAWDVLVRAEEIRENEKKIFSWVNAGESIDSITKKGGYF
- a CDS encoding low molecular weight protein-tyrosine-phosphatase, yielding MEKKSILFVCHGNICRSPMAEFAMKDLAAKAGRADEFLVESAAVSSEELGNPVYPPARELLAKRGISCKGKTARKMSRADYDRFDLILVMDNSNMRNIMRIVGSDPKGKIKMLMEYAGKPHAEVADPWYSGDFEETWRDVSAACRSLLASL